Part of the Stackebrandtia endophytica genome is shown below.
CAACACCGATTGGTCTCCTGTGCGCCCGAGTCGAGTGCGATCCTATTGGGGCTCAACGTTTCGGTGCTTCAGCTGGGTATCGCCATCGGCAGTGGCATCGGCGGTTTGATGTTGCCGGCGGGTGTGGGTTCCCTCGCGGTGGTCTCCACGGTCATGGTCCTCGCGGCGTTGCTGGTCACGATGGTCACCACGCGTGGACGGTCGTCGGTGGCGCGGGCGGATCAGACCGCCTGATTGGTAGTGACCAATATTGCAGCCATCCGGTGTTCTCGTCTGAAGTTGCCACGATACGATCCAAACGGTGAATATTGGTAGGGACCTATCCGGGAGGGTTGGGTGCGTAAACACGAAGAGCTGCGATTGGCGTTGCTGACCGAGATTCGGGCCTTGCCCGAGCACGCCCCGTTGCCCACCGAACGCGACATCGCCGCCGTTCACCGGGTCTCCCGCAACACCGTCCGACTCGCGCTGGACGCGCTGGAGACCTCCGGCGACGTCTACCGGATCCAGGGCGCCGGAACCTTCGTCGCCAGTCGAGTGGTGTCGAAGTCGGCCACCTTGACCTCGTTCAGTCAGGACATGGAGGCACGAGGCCTGCGGCCCGGGTCGCGTCTACTGGCCGCCGACACCGTCACCGCCGACGAGCGACTCGCCGAACAGTTGGGATTGGCCGTCGAAGACCCGGTTGTGCGCGTCAGTCGACTCCGCCTCGCCGACGACGCTCCCATGTGTCTGGAGAACGTCCATCTGCCGGCGAGCCTGGTGCCCGGCCTCGTTCAGCGTGATCTGTCCGGTTCGCTCTACCGGTTGCTGCTCGACGAATACGGCCTTGAGGTTCACCGCGCCGAACAGTCCGTCACCGCCGTCGAACTCGACCAGACCCGGGCGATGCTGCTGGGCATGCCACGGCATGCCGCCGCCCTGGAAGTCGAGCGGGTCGGACTCGACCAACGCGACCGGCCCGTCGAGATGACCACCACTACCTACCGAGCCGACCGGTACGAGGTCCGATTCACGGTGCGCAGAAGACGATGACGGCAGGGCTGGAGACCATGGACGACCCGATGATCGGAGTGGACATCGGCGGAACCAAGATCGCCGCGGCCACCGTGGACGGTCGGGGCGGAATCGTTCAGGCCGTCGTGCGGCCGACCCCGTCGGCCGATGGTCCCGACGCCGTCCTGGCTGCCGTAGCCGACGCGATCCGGACGCTGACCGGCCACGAGCGGGCGCCCGGTATCGGGGTCGGCACCGGTGGCGTCATCGATCACGATCGCGGGATCGTGGTGGCCGCCAACGATCTGCTGCCCGGATGGGCCGGCACCGATGTGCGCCGACAGTTGGCTGAACGATTCGGCAAGCCGGTCGCCGTCGACAACG
Proteins encoded:
- a CDS encoding GntR family transcriptional regulator; protein product: MRKHEELRLALLTEIRALPEHAPLPTERDIAAVHRVSRNTVRLALDALETSGDVYRIQGAGTFVASRVVSKSATLTSFSQDMEARGLRPGSRLLAADTVTADERLAEQLGLAVEDPVVRVSRLRLADDAPMCLENVHLPASLVPGLVQRDLSGSLYRLLLDEYGLEVHRAEQSVTAVELDQTRAMLLGMPRHAAALEVERVGLDQRDRPVEMTTTTYRADRYEVRFTVRRRR